A stretch of the Nicotiana tabacum cultivar K326 chromosome 6, ASM71507v2, whole genome shotgun sequence genome encodes the following:
- the LOC107814809 gene encoding signal peptide peptidase-like 1: MEPLWKLAYLLEPAPVALILTAIAVSYGSAFRALNYGKEMEKNRDLSEASITLDRSQALMIPIVSSCSLLMMFYLFSSVSQILTAFTAVASASSLYFCLFPYIAQIKSQFGLADPFVSRCCSKPFTRIQGLLMLLCVGTVIAWLVTGHWILNNLLGISLCIAFVSHVRLPNIKICAMLLVCLFVYDIFWVFYSERFFGANVMVSVATQQASNPIHTVANSLSLPGLRMITKKLELPVKIVFPRNLLGGVVRGNAAADFMMLGLGDMAIPSMLLALVFCFDHRKSRDSGSILDIPLPKEDISSPKGFKYIWYALSGYSVGLVTALSAGILTHSPQPALLYLVPSTLGPIIVISWMRKELAELWEGSPSNLSEKTHFTEV, encoded by the exons ATGGAGCCTTTGTGGAAGTTAGCTTATTTGCTTGAACCAGCACCCGTTGCTCTTATTCTGACTGCCATAGCTGTGTCATATGGATCTGCATTCCGAGCTCTAAACTATGGCAAGGAGATGGAGAAAAATCGTGATTTATCTGAAGCATCAATCACCTTAGACAGGTCTCAGGCTCTTATGATCCCGATAGTGAGCTCATGCAGCTTGCTTATGATGTTCTATTTGTTCTCTTCTGTCTCACAAATCCTTACAGCGTTTACTGCAGTTGCCTCGGCATCGTCTCTTTACTTTTGCCTATTCCCTTATATTGCCCAAATCAAGTCTCAGTTCGGTTTAGCTGACCCTTTTGTATCTCGATGTTGTTCCAAGCCGTTTACTAGGATCCAAGGGCTTTTGATGTTGCTATGTGTTGGCACGGTAATAGCGTGGCTTGTCACTGGGCATTGGATACTGAATAATTTGTTGGGCATCTCTCTTTGTATTGCTTTTGTGAGCCATGTACGCCTTCCTAACATTAAGATATGTGCAATGCTCCTTGTCTGCTTGTTTGTGTATGACATATTTTGGGTTTTCTATTCCGAGAGATTCTTTGGCGCAAACGTCATGGTGTCTGTGGCAACTCAGCAAGCATCCAATCCTATACACACGGTGGCTAATAGTTTGAGCCTTCCAGGATTGCGGATGATAACCAAAAAACTAGAGTTGCCTGTCAAGATTGTGTTCCCTAGAAATCTATTGGGTGGTGTAGTGCGTGGAAATGCTGCTGCTGACTTCATGATGCTGGGTCTTGGTGACATG GCTATTCCCTCTATGCTTTTAGCATTAGTTTTCTGTTTTGACCATAGAAAGAGCAGGGACTCCGGAAGCATCTTGGATATACCACTTCCAAAGGAGGATATATCATCTCCAAAGGGGTTTAAGTACATATGGTATGCCCTATCAGGATATTCTGTTGGACTGGTTACTGCCTTATCAGCTGGTATTTTGACCCACTCGCCTCAACCAGCACTTCTATACTTG GTACCATCAACTTTGGGGCCCATAATTGTGATTTCGTGGATGAGAAAGGAGCTAGCAGAGCTGTGGGAAGGATCACCATCAAACTTAAGTGAGAAAACTCATTTCACAGAAGTCTGA